Genomic window (Cucumis sativus cultivar 9930 chromosome 2, Cucumber_9930_V3, whole genome shotgun sequence):
AAACTTGTACATTTGTTGTAATTGTTAAATCAGGTACATCATCTATGTTAagtaaacatttaaattattagcttaaaaaaaaactaaaaaaattattataaactacaaaactattaaaaaaatttataaaatataacaaaatgatagaaggtaaaatttggctatattttgtatttaaaagtaaCCCTAAAAACTAAGGAACTTATTGTGGATagcaaaaaaaacttaaataagcTATAGAAAGAGTTGgatgaattttgctatattttgtaaatagttctAATATTATGCAGTTGAAagtatttgaactttttcatatttgtattaGTGCTTATCACTgacatattataaaattttgctatatatatgttaatttatttttctatatttaaaaaatatttgaaaaaagagttataattgttattatagTTCTAAATGAGTATAGTTTTGGGTGCTTTAATAACACACTCACATATGTAATATTTTAGCATTTTTTAGGTAATTTCtttcgattttttttattttataaaatagaatattatcaacattttataagaaattgtTTAGTGTAGGGAACAACATAATTGTCACTTTTCTAATGGATGTTcgattagaaaaagaaagtttgataACGAGAAACATGAATGATATCCTATATCAGAGTTTCAATGGAAACAAACAACTggtaaaaaaaacatgaattgATATCCAATTGAAGCAAAAGGTTAGAGTTTGAAATTGCAGATGCTAGCCAGCAATATAAAAGATACACAACCACAAGAAGCACAATGACCAATAATTCCAAACTCAGTGAAACCGACATTCTCGAGGCATCACGAGCCTGCAAATGATGATCTTAAGATTGCATCTATATgacataaaagaagaaaaaaaaacagccaTACAGTGAAATTCAGAAGTTCCAAATTGATGGTCAGCTTTCTTAGGATAggatttgaaagaagaagaaaacaagtaGAAGCTTTTTATCATCTACTTTTCCCTCTTCCATCTCTTGCTCTCTGGCTGATCTGATGAATTATATTCCAAGACACAAAAAGTCTTGTAGCAGGCACCGGCCTACGGTTTATCGACGACGATGAACTCCAACATTCAAAGGAGAGGTTCTAATATTTCTTGATTGAGTGTATGTTAACTGGTGCAGTCCATCTGATTTCTTCTTTCGTCGACCTTGTTGAGACAAGCGTGAATGATATGCTAGGATGGCAAGGTCGTTTAGGTCTTGTAGAGGAACCAGAACCTTGACAACTTCATCCATGGTCGGACGAGATTTTGGATCTCTACTGATACAGTGAGAAGCAAGTCGAGAGATTTTTTGAACGCCCTGGATGGAGTAGTTAAGCTCCAAACGAGGGTCCACTATATGATAAAGCTTCCTTTTGTCATCTAAATATGGTCTAGCCCATGACACTAGGTTCTGTTCACCACTTGGACGTTTCTTGTCCATTGATCTCCTTCCTGTTAAGATCTCGAGTAGGACAACGCCGAAGCTATATACATCACTCTTTGAAGTCAAATGCCCTGAAAATGGTTAAGAGCCAAAGAAGTAGAGATTGTTAAACACCAATCTTTCAATACACAACATGTTATAAATACCACTTCGTACAGTGCAGAATAGCTATAAATTGATATAGCAATTATATATTCTAAGCTCCAAAAAACTATATACTTCCTTCAATTCTATTCTTATTTCTCGTCCCctgtattttttatgaataaatCGACATTAACTTACGCTCTTCGTTGTTTCATAATTCGATCTCTAATGACATTTCCTCACCTGTCATTAGATATTCTGGTGCAGCATAGCCATATGTTCCAACTACTCTGGTGGAAACATGTGTTTTGTCTCCTTGAGGCCCAGCCTTTGCCAAACCAAAATCCGAAAGCTTCGCATTGTACTCCTGCAAGAGTTTGTCCTAAGATATGTCATACAGTTATTCGAAAGACTCGGAATATGAATTCACAGTATTGGTAAATCACCAACCGTATCAAGCAATATGTTTGATGTTTTGAAGTCTCTATATATGACAGGTTCTGGACCATTGTGGAGGAAGGCCAAGCCTTTGGCTGCAGCAAGTGCAATTTTAATCCTGTTTGACCATGGAAGAGGTATAGTCCCTTCAAAAGATTTGAACACCATGAGAAATTACGTCACTCTACAACCTCATTTAataaccattttcattttggcttttctgtttttgaaaatctaaGCTTATAAAAACcactttcatttataaaaactattaaCTGACAAACAACTAAAAGCCAGTAAATTACCCCTAATTACTCACATCTTTATGTAAAAATTAACACAGTTACCCTCCCTTACTCTCTAATGTCACATATCCTTATTTCTTGTGGGCTCATTTCTTAATCTAATCACAAGAAGAGAAAACagaaaacgaaaagaaaagagaaggataaaaaaagaaaaacataatgaTGGTGACAGAGTTTGAAAGGGGTGGTTAAATTCCACAATCTTCTCTCAAAAGGTATAGCATTTGATAAGATTGTGATAGCTCCCAACCACCATTTGTACAAAAAAAGGCCATACTAACTAAAGAGGAGTGaacaggaaaagaaaaagaacatgaaatgaaatgaagaacaaaagtctattttgtaatttctcaaaagaaaaagaaggaaaagtagGTAAAGTAGAAAAAACTATTGTTGTTGTTCCAATAAAAATGTCCAGACAACATCTTCACATGTCATAATTGTTAGCTTAAAAGTGAAATGGCTGGcctggaaagaaaaaaacaatcaaaagtaGTAAAGCAAGAGGACAAAAGAAggataaaagagagaaaagaaaagactaaTGCAAGAGGCCAAGAGGATCCCACTTACTTCTGAAAAGATGATTTTCAAGACTACCACGCGTCATAAATTCATATACAAGAAGCCTTTGATCATCTTCAATACAATATCCAATAAGTTTAACAAGATTAGGATGATGAAGCTGTCCAAGAAAACTAACCTCAGCCTGCAGTACATTCATAAAGATATCAGTTCTTAAACACCGATTCCATCTACATATATCTTTctcaaaaccaaaactaaGTTGATACATCCTTAGCATCAACATCACACTAGATGTCCAATACAAGCACAAACACACATGTCCTCTTTTacgataaaatatattaaaaccAATCATTTGATCCCAAATTTATATACCCTTTTGGAAAATCATGAGTTTATGTTACTTAACTATTCATTACTTTAGTTAATTTCCCAACTAATTAgtcctttccatttttatcTCTAAGTGTCTGCCACCAAATCCTCCATTCTTGATTTTccaatcatattttcttccaatcaaatgacattaaaggtaataaagataaagttaaattatattaaaatggCCTCTATAGTCTCTTTATGTCCCTATCATTTTGCacacttaaacttttaaattatctaaaaaaatccCTATGTTAATCATGCTTAGGAATTgagagaggaaagaaaaagatgagcATTGATGGcaaatgttttctttactCTCTCTACTCACTAGGCCTTCCTTTCACAGCCAACAAATAAAAAGGCTAAATCATAACAACTATTCTCCAACTTTTTCATTCGTTTAGAAAATACCTCTATAGTTTCAAAAGTTTGCAATATTACCTCTTACcttttataaacatttcaaCTATAGTACCATAGAATTTTGAACTGATACCGATACTTAGAACTAAGTAGCAGCAATACCCTCAAATGATACAGTGATTTGTGGACTAGGGCTTACAAAACTACAAGGGATAATCACAATTAATTAACCCTAAAATCTCAACCATtggtaagaaaattttaacacAATACATGTATGATTATAATCCATAtagttttgaaacaaaaagttttcTGATAGAATCGAAAGATGAaagtgaagaaattgaaatagcGAACCTCCCATTCTCTGTGTCCTTGAAGGCCATCCGGTTTCAAGCTTTTAACGGCGACAGTGATTCCTGATCCAGGTTTCGCCGGCGCCGTCCCATTCTCTTCAATCCATCCTTTGAAAACGAATCCAAATCCTCCTTCTCCCAGAATGCTATCTGGCCGGAAATTCCCGGTCGCCGATCTTAGTTcctgaaatgaaaattttagcaACTGGGGTTTATATTTGTCCTCCAACCTCGTCGGCAGCGGAGCATTGTCGAAGGATAGCCGAGGTTCGGCCGGCGCACAGAAATCTCGGTCGCTTGCGTTTAAGTATCGGGTCTCGGTAGCTGTAAATTGAAAGGATTTAAGTTGAGTAGTGATATTAACTCCATTGTTGTTGcttcacatttctttttcaacccATTTGTCTTCTTCATGAACATGAACCAATTCTaagttcatattttcaaaattaaagtttactCCACACAActtttgaagaataaaagtATGGCAATAATTTCgtataaaaaaacttaatacGAAAAAGttatcaaatcaacaaaatatgttatataaTCAAACGTATTGCCAACATGAGCAAAactaaaattcttttataagaATATTACCAAAGTAAAGTGAAGTATCAACACAACCATAGGCTTATGgaatttcaaaaaatgtagtaGCCTTTTTCCTTAGAATCTAaagagagacaaaaaaaatcaagaagtTCCAAAGTTTTGCAGCTTTAACTCAGAATTCACataaacagaaagaaaaaaaagaaaacagagatTTTCTGTACAATTTTGACGAAAACCCACAAagcccaaaagaaaaagaaaaactaaaagctTTAATGTCAGACATATGACAACAAAAACCCGCAAAAGGAAAATAGTACTCTCTGTTTTGTTCTCTGTCACcattacaaaacaataaaattcccaatttttttctctctaaaaacccacaaaagaaaagtaaaaaacaatcTAAAGAAACCCATTTTCTCATCATTGAACaaactgaagaaaaaaaacagaactgagagagagatagagaaaaacaaaaaaacagagCATTATGAAatggagaaaagaagaagagagaaccTGAATCGTCAAGCAAAGTAAGGCGAGGAATGGAGTTGGGAGAATGTttagaagaaggagaagatttGGAAACGTCGGAAACGGTGCGTTTAAGGACTGCCCAACACCCAcagttttcattttcctccattgatatatacttttttatgtGTGTTGAAGTTGCAGAGCAAAGTGAAGGGAAAATAATCTAGACATatgaatgaaagaaacaagaagaagaagaagaagaagagagagagaaatggggaatttgttctttgttttttttgttggtgaTTGAAAGCATCATCATTCATCATTCATCATCACCATCATCACAGTTTTGTGTACAAAAAGAACTTTTTTGGCCAccacccttttcttttttaggtttttgtGTGGAGATAGGGAATTCCACACACctttttaacttcaatttCTATCGACTCTCCCATTCAATTATGGATCGTTAAAGTGAGCTTAATTCAGTAATATTAAACGTTACAAAGTAtgtactaaaaacaaaatggttgtTCTTTAAGATGATAAATCGATTgatagttgatatttttttctttatatttaattgtgtTTGGATTGACCTATAAtttcaaatgacaaaacttttgaaagtatttacaaatatCACGATATTTATGATCAACCACGATAGATTACTAACTATGTCTATTATGATACAAATAGATTACCATTGTAGATAACCTATgctattttactatattttatagataATTTGGCTCGtgttgctatatttgaaattaatcctatattgcaaaattcaaaacatgtttgattaaatgtttagtttttgaaatttacgCTCGTACATAATGTAGtagggtttcttttttgtgtttgttaatttgtttgtaaaaattcaaaagggatcctattttttgttttttaaatttgtttagggatttaaatgattttataaaggTGTAAAAATGACAGTGAAGAAAACTATGAGAAATCGAgcacaaattttta
Coding sequences:
- the LOC101217498 gene encoding probable serine/threonine-protein kinase PIX7, with product MEENENCGCWAVLKRTVSDVSKSSPSSKHSPNSIPRLTLLDDSATETRYLNASDRDFCAPAEPRLSFDNAPLPTRLEDKYKPQLLKFSFQELRSATGNFRPDSILGEGGFGFVFKGWIEENGTAPAKPGSGITVAVKSLKPDGLQGHREWEAEVSFLGQLHHPNLVKLIGYCIEDDQRLLVYEFMTRGSLENHLFRRTIPLPWSNRIKIALAAAKGLAFLHNGPEPVIYRDFKTSNILLDTEYNAKLSDFGLAKAGPQGDKTHVSTRVVGTYGYAAPEYLMTGHLTSKSDVYSFGVVLLEILTGRRSMDKKRPSGEQNLVSWARPYLDDKRKLYHIVDPRLELNYSIQGVQKISRLASHCISRDPKSRPTMDEVVKVLVPLQDLNDLAILAYHSRLSQQGRRKKKSDGLHQLTYTQSRNIRTSPLNVGVHRRR